CAAGTGGAGAATCCTTGGAGATAATTATCTGATGCCTTGATTCGTCAGGTAAAGGAGCTCTGCTAAGTCGTCCGCCAACGCGAAGTACACCATCAATTAGGACTGGGCTTAATTTTGCAAGGCAGCTTGACTTCTTTACACAGCCTCCTTTCTTGATGGTTTCAATTTCCTCAGGAAATGCATTCCTCTGGTCAAACATAATTAGTTCTCTTTCTGCAAAGTCTAAGTCTTGACAAGACATTGGCTCAAGGCTGAGGGGACCAACATTTCCGTGACCATTCGGGCCAGGCTCTCTCTTTCTTAATCGAAATCTTCTCTGGCAGCGAAGACACATTGCAATAAACTTCAGTAAATTCATCCAGGAGCTAAAACGTTTCACGATACGAACTACCCTTGCGTAAACTTCATTGACGGAATTGAGCGAATGATTTTGGCTCTTTCTTGATTTCCGGATCATTCTCAGTCAGCTCTGCGCGTTCTTGGACATGGTCCGCCCACTCAGACTCGgttgttaaaagaaaaaccgGCCCCTTTAACCAACGGCCATTACGAACAAACACGTCTGCCGTAACGCCCCGCGAGGCTCCATCAGCGGGATTGGATTTGCTGTCGATGTATCTCCATTGGGACGGGCTGGATTCCTCTCTGATGAAGGCAACGCGGTTTGCAACGTAGGTATTGAAACGCTTTGACTCATTCGCGATGTATCGTATGACGGTCATGCCATCTGTCCAAAAGGTCACTTTATCGATGGGTATCTGCAACTCCTTCGTCAAAATCTTGTTCAGCCGAACTGATACGGTTGCAGCCGTCAATTCCAATCTGGGGATGGTAGTTACCTTCAAGGGAGCCAGGCGGGACTTCCCAATGAGGAATGAACAGAATATCCGACCTTGCATGTCGACTAAGCGAAGATACGATACGGCGCCATAGGCCACCTGAGAGGGGTTGCAGAAATGATGGATCTGACATGAAGTGATATCCGAGGATTCGACAGGTTTGACGCACCTTTCAATGGCAATTCGGGAAATCTTCGGTAGGTCGTCTACCCACGCTCGCCAGCGGTTCAAGTGAAGATCTGGGACCTCGTCGTCCCACCCCAAACCCCATCTGCACAAAGCCTGTAGGAGAAGCTTTGCAGGAAGAATGAAAGGAGCTGCCATACCCAGAGGATCATATAACGAACTGACCGCTGAAAGTATGCCACGCCTAGTACACGACTTATCTTTAATGAACACCTTAAAGCCAAACTGGTCAGCCTCCACGAACCATGACACACCCAAGGCCCTCTCTACTGGGAGCACATCGCAGGTTAGGTCAAGCTCTTTAGTTCCTTTCGCTCTATCTTCGACAGGTATGGACTCTAATACCAGGCGATCGTTTCTGACCCATTTCGTCAAGTTAAAGCCTCCTTTATTCATCAGGTTGCGCAGATCACAAACGTGCTTAATTGCTTCATGACTGGAAGGTAGAGATTTCAAGCAGTCGTCGACATAGAAATTCTTCAGAACAGTAGAAACGACTTCAGGCGAAAACTCGTGCTGGTGATCTTCAGCATTTCGACACATGGCAAAATTAACACAACTAGGCGACGAAACTGCACCGAAAAGATGCACGGTCATTCGGTACTCTTCCAAACCCTTAGCGACATTACCACCGGGCCACCAGAGAAACCGCAGAAAGTCACGATCCTCCACAGGAACACGCACTTGGTGAAACATAGATTGTACATCTCCCATCACAGCCACTGGGTCTTGTCGGAAACGAAGCAGTATTCCAACCAGGTTGTTGGTCAAGTCAGGACCCTGCAGCAATTCGCTATTCAAAGACATCCCTTGGAACTGAGCGGAACAATCAAAGACGACCCTTATCTTCTCAGGTTTCTTGCTGTGGTACACCCCATGGTGTGGAATATACCAGACCTTTCCGTCAGCTCTACACAGATCTTCAGAGGGAACCTTTTCAGCGAAACCTTCTTGGATTACGCTTTCAAGAGATGCAACGTAGTCTTCCTGAAATCTGGCATCCTTAAGGAATTTACGTCTCAGGGAGAGGGCTCTGCGCTCGGCTTGGCATCTATTAGCAGGCAACGTCAAACTTGGATTACGAAAGGGCAAACGAACTTGGTAATGGCCATCCTCACACTGCATAACAGAGTCTTCCACAATGTTCATGAATTTCAGATCTTCACGAGACATTCCTTGACCGTCATTTAAACATGCATCCGTAAAGTCAGCACACGCCACGCACATAGGATGGACGTCAATAGACTTGGTGAGCTAACAAGCAGAAGGGACATATCTTGGCTTTCTTCCTGTTGGGCCATTGATTACCCAACCGAACTCCACCTTACTAGTGTAGGGGCCTCCTCCGACAGCTGGCTAACTTCTTTCGGTTGTAAAGCTTTTGGGACATCTGACCCAATTAATAGATCAACTTGAGAGTTCAACTCCTGTTTGGGGACTTCATCCTTAGACACAGGCATAGTCGGTCTGGAATAAACCTCTCTCATGGGACAACAACATTTTCATCCAAGTCCGACACCACTAAACCGCTGGCCACGACACTATCAACCTCCTCTGCCATACCCATCGTAGTTAACTTCAACTTCAAATGCTTGCCTTTAACGCCAAGACGATCCAAGAGCATGTTAGAGCAGAAAGTGGAATTAGAACCCGTATCCAGGAGGGCGTAAGTCTCGATGCAAAAAGGACTTCCTTGTGCTCTGACCTTTACTGGTACGATTGGCAAAGCAGTCGCAGGACCCACTGTGGTCGTCAAATTGCAGACTCGCTCTACGCCACTTGACTTGTCACTTAATAAACTGTTCTGATTAACACCTTGCTGGGATCTGTTCTGATCTTCCTTCTCTCTGGCTCTAGCAGGTTGTTGACTCGCATTCTCAGATGTCAGCTGCTCGTGCTTATCTTCTGAAGAATCAGAGTGCATAGGCGAAGCATGTCTTCCGTTACAGTATGAACACGGCTTCTTCTTGTAGCATCCCCTTGATTGATGACCCCCTCTCAAACACGAGAAACAGAGCCTTTGCTTCATCACAAAGTCGTAACGCTCACGGACGGGAATTTTAGCAAACGCTGGACAGTCTACGAGATTATGAAACTGACGGCAAAACAAACAACTCCTTTTTGAGAGATCTTCAGACTTCTTCTCCTGAGACTTGTTTTGATCCATGGGACTCTTCTGAGATGAAGTAGAGAAGTTACTAAGCTCTCTAGGACCAGGCCCAAAACCCTCGGGTTTTGATTTCATCCCTCGTGTCTGGCTCTTCCTCTTATCCTTAGCCAAGAAGGGAAGTTTTCCGAAGATTGGATTACTTAGGGCACGTGACTTCTCCTCAACGAATGACGCAATGTCTTCGATACATACTTCTCTCTTGTCTGCATTGAGGATACGATCAGCATGGTCCCGCCAGCTACTCTGCAGTTTTGGTGGCAGTCTCTCGATAATCTTTCTCATATTGTCTGGACCTTCAATCTTGTTTAAGTATCCGATAGCCTTCAGTGTATTTGTGCAACTTGACAGAAGAATTGAGAAACCCTCCAGTGACTCGGTGTCCTCAGCTTTGATGTAGGGACCATTAGTTAGTTGGTGGACATAAGCCATCGCGATATTGTGCTTTTGGCCAAATCTAGCCTCCAACAGCTTCTTCACCTTAGAGTAGCCTTCTCCTGGGTTTAGGTACATACAACTCCGCACGATCTCCCGCGCTCTTCCACTCGTATGCTGCTCAAGATAGTAGTCTCCCACCGCTATCACTCTTGTTACTCTCGATTACAGTCTCAAAGGCACGCATAAAGGTGCAGTAGCTGAGTGGATTCCCGTCAAAGATAGGCACCTGTCTTCGGGGTAGGGTGTTTTTCTGCTGCTGATTCACAAACTCCTCCATGACACGATTCTGCTGTTCGAGGATGTGAAAGGCTTGGTCACTAAGGCCAGACTGCTCATCAGAGTCTGAACTGGACTGACTTGGAACCTTGTGTTTAGTCTTGTGTTCTTTAGGTCTGAAATGGGCACCATGGAAGACCGGAGATGATTCCTGCTTTAAATCTCCAGAAAAACCATCAGAAGTGGCCGCCGCGCGCGGATCCACGCGAGGAACGCGAGAGGTGAGCGAGGAAGACGCGACACGCATGTTCCTTTCTGAATCAGCTTTTGCATACGCGCTTTCCCTGGCCACTGCTTTCTTAAATTCCGTTTCAAGTTTTAATTGATCCCTTTTAAACTTGAGATCAAGTTCTTCCTTTTTGAGCCATAATTCAGATTCGTTAATAAGCTGACGCTGCTTTAGGGCGTTCACTTCGGCTTGAAGCTCTGCGATTCTCGCAGCTTCTTTTGCCCTTGCTACAGAAATGGAACTGGCTCGAGAAGATCGGCTGTACGCCGAACCGCAACCGGATCGTTTCCTGTTCCTTAACTGGAACGATGTCTGTGAGACACTGTCATCGGGAGTAACATCAAGGTCATGAATCCGGATCTCCGTTACACGCAACCAGTCGTTAACCGTTTGACAGAAGAAATTCAAACTCGACTCAATATCAGTGAAGTAAACTACTGATTCCTGTCTTTGGCTCTCATCGATTAGGGCAGCATTATACTCCTCGTGTGCGTCTGTAAATCTTTGAAAAAGGGAAGTAATCTCTGTCAGTTTCACCTTGACTGCTTCAAGATTGTTCTCATCCGTTAATAAGCTGTCAATTTCTTTACGCTTGGCCGTCAAGGCAGAAAGCACTCCGCCTCGTCTCTTTCTAAGTTCTCGGATTCTTTCCATTGTAACTGCTTCTTGATCCAGTGAAGAATTAGGCTTCCGCGAACGGGTACTTGAACGACGAACACTTTGACCATTTTTCCCGGCGGAACACGACAAATTGGCTTCCTGAACCACATGAGACATCGTCCGAAGTCCAACAACTATCGTCTTTACGAATATAGTTGCAGCCTTTATGCGC
The sequence above is a segment of the Porites lutea chromosome 3, jaPorLute2.1, whole genome shotgun sequence genome. Coding sequences within it:
- the LOC140931801 gene encoding uncharacterized protein, whose translation is MPVSKDEVPKQELNSQVDLLIGSDVPKALQPKEVSQLSEEAPTLLTKSIDVHPMCVACADFTDACLNDGQGMSREDLKFMNIVEDSVMQCEDGHYQVRLPFRNPSLTLPANRCQAERRALSLRRKFLKDARFQEDYVASLESVIQEGFAEKVPSEDLCRADGKVWYIPHHGVYHSKKPEKIRVVFDCSAQFQGMSLNSELLQGPDLTNNLVGILLRFRQDPVAVMGDVQSMFHQVRVPVEDRDFLRFLWWPGGNVAKGLEEYRMTVHLFGAVSSPSCVNFAMCRNAEDHQHEFSPEVVSTVLKNFYVDDCLKSLPSSHEAIKHVCDLRNLMNKGGFNLTKWVRNDRLVLESIPVEDRAKGTKELDLTCDVLPVERALGVSWFVEADQFGFKVFIKDKSCTRRGILSAVSSLYDPLGMAAPFILPAKLLLQALCRWGLGWDDEVPDLHLNRWRAWVDDLPKISRIAIERCVKPVESSDITSCQIHHFCNPSQVAYGAVSYLRLVDMQGRIFCSFLIGKSRLAPLKVTTIPRLELTAATVSVRLNKILTKELQIPIDKVTFWTDGMTVIRYIANESKRFNTYVANRVAFIREESSPSQWRYIDSKSNPADGASRGVTADVFVRNGRWLKGPVFLLTTESEWADHVQERAELTENDPEIKKEPKSFAQFRQ